In the Aerosakkonema funiforme FACHB-1375 genome, one interval contains:
- a CDS encoding polysaccharide deacetylase family protein has product MFKKVLVFVTLVAAVCSFAIGLNLSVKEGSRETVVISAVAPGRLPITQQQNLDSEVVRQQKVIQNLQFPIVQPHVQVGAESLPSYNEGKYPADEEGKIFTVPTQFQGKMLEKMPILGEKKLIALTFDDGPWPKTTLQVLEILKKNNIKATFFWVGRCVKYFPQIAQQVVNEGHAIANHTWSHSYRKMNPSQAAKEIEDTAELIYKTTGVKTFLFRPPGGLLNNGPADYAKEKNYAIVKWSNDPMDYRPLPAYQLVKNVLRKAKSGDIVLLHDGGGNHSATVKALPEIIDKLKQQGFEFVTIPDLLEMKAQEMNEGESQLKLLPVPNSLPD; this is encoded by the coding sequence ATGTTTAAGAAGGTTTTGGTGTTCGTTACCCTAGTAGCGGCTGTTTGTAGTTTTGCGATCGGTCTTAACTTGTCTGTCAAAGAAGGTTCTCGCGAGACTGTGGTGATATCTGCTGTCGCGCCTGGGCGATTGCCAATAACTCAACAGCAAAATTTAGATTCAGAAGTTGTTCGGCAACAAAAAGTAATCCAAAACCTACAATTTCCGATCGTTCAACCTCACGTTCAAGTAGGAGCAGAGTCTCTTCCCTCCTACAATGAGGGAAAATATCCAGCAGACGAAGAAGGCAAAATTTTTACAGTTCCTACCCAGTTTCAAGGTAAAATGCTGGAAAAGATGCCAATTCTGGGTGAAAAGAAACTGATTGCCCTCACTTTTGATGATGGCCCTTGGCCTAAAACGACTTTGCAAGTGCTAGAAATTTTAAAGAAAAACAATATCAAAGCGACTTTTTTTTGGGTCGGTCGTTGCGTCAAATATTTTCCACAAATAGCCCAACAAGTAGTAAACGAAGGACACGCGATCGCTAACCACACTTGGAGTCATTCTTACCGAAAAATGAATCCCAGTCAAGCAGCTAAAGAAATAGAAGACACGGCAGAACTGATTTACAAAACAACAGGAGTAAAAACATTTTTATTTCGTCCTCCTGGCGGTCTGTTGAACAATGGGCCGGCAGATTATGCGAAGGAGAAAAACTATGCCATCGTCAAGTGGTCAAATGACCCGATGGATTATCGCCCACTGCCTGCGTACCAATTAGTCAAAAATGTACTTCGTAAAGCCAAATCCGGCGATATTGTATTATTGCACGATGGTGGCGGCAATCATTCGGCGACGGTGAAGGCTTTACCGGAAATAATTGATAAGTTAAAACAGCAAGGTTTTGAATTTGTCACCATCCCCGATCTTTTAGAAATGAAAGCTCAAGAAATGAACGAGGGAGAGTCACAATTGAAATTATTGCCCGTGCCCAATTCACTTCCCGATTAA